Proteins from one Telopea speciosissima isolate NSW1024214 ecotype Mountain lineage chromosome 1, Tspe_v1, whole genome shotgun sequence genomic window:
- the LOC122664362 gene encoding basic form of pathogenesis-related protein 1-like isoform X2, whose amino-acid sequence MISLNIFALLSFIGLVAFFHASQAQNSQNDYLSPHNAARSAVGVGSMTWDDTVAAYAQNYANKRAGDCALQHSDGPYGENIAWSSGDMSATDAVKLWVNEKKYYDYNSNSCAGGQQCEHYTQVVWRNSVRVGCGRVRCNSGGTFITCNYYPRGNYIGQRPY is encoded by the exons atgatttcactaaatatatttg ctcttcttagcttcattggCCTAGTAGCCTTCTTCCATGCCTCCCAAGCCCAAAACTCTCAAAATGACTACCTATCACCCCACAATGCCGCCCGTTCAGCGGTTGGTGTTGGATCAATGACATGGGACGACACAGTAGCTGCTTATGCTCAAAACTACGCCAACAAGAGAGCCGGAGATTGTGCTCTCCAGCACTCCGACGGACCGTACGGTGAGAACATTGCTTGGAGTTCCGGTGATATGTCGGCAACAGACGCGGTCAAGCTGTGGGTGAACGAGAAAAAGTACTATGACTACAATTCCAATTCTTGTGCCGGGGGACAACAGTGCGAACACTATACCCAGGTGGTTTGGAGGAACTCGGTTAGGGTTGGTTGTGGTAGAGTTAGGTGCAACAGTGGTGGGACCTTCATCACTTGCAACTATTATCCTCGAGGAAACTATATAGGGCAACGTCCTTATTGA
- the LOC122664362 gene encoding basic form of pathogenesis-related protein 1-like isoform X1, translated as MGSYKLEFLALLSFIGLVAFFHASQAQNSQNDYLSPHNAARSAVGVGSMTWDDTVAAYAQNYANKRAGDCALQHSDGPYGENIAWSSGDMSATDAVKLWVNEKKYYDYNSNSCAGGQQCEHYTQVVWRNSVRVGCGRVRCNSGGTFITCNYYPRGNYIGQRPY; from the coding sequence ATGGGTTCATATAAGCTTGAGTTCTTAgctcttcttagcttcattggCCTAGTAGCCTTCTTCCATGCCTCCCAAGCCCAAAACTCTCAAAATGACTACCTATCACCCCACAATGCCGCCCGTTCAGCGGTTGGTGTTGGATCAATGACATGGGACGACACAGTAGCTGCTTATGCTCAAAACTACGCCAACAAGAGAGCCGGAGATTGTGCTCTCCAGCACTCCGACGGACCGTACGGTGAGAACATTGCTTGGAGTTCCGGTGATATGTCGGCAACAGACGCGGTCAAGCTGTGGGTGAACGAGAAAAAGTACTATGACTACAATTCCAATTCTTGTGCCGGGGGACAACAGTGCGAACACTATACCCAGGTGGTTTGGAGGAACTCGGTTAGGGTTGGTTGTGGTAGAGTTAGGTGCAACAGTGGTGGGACCTTCATCACTTGCAACTATTATCCTCGAGGAAACTATATAGGGCAACGTCCTTATTGA